From a single Okeanomitos corallinicola TIOX110 genomic region:
- a CDS encoding ABC transporter ATP-binding protein: MAQVVLENIYKSFPPRKGESMTTQKSSSEQEGADSINVLRRINLTIADGEFMVLVGPSGCGKSTLLRLIAGLEEMTGGNIWVGDSEADQGYRLINDLPPKARDIAMVFQNYALYPHMTVYDNIAFGLRRRLGNQDKGSTHPVRRWGENFLVGITKKLPKGLRYLSPQERIIEQQVWNVAQLLQIETLLNRLPKQLSGGQRQRVALGRAIARNPQVFLMDEPLSNLDAKLRAETRTQIVKLQRQLGTTTIYVTHDQTEAMTMGDRIAIMSGGQIQQVAPPLELYNYPANRFVAEFIGSPPMNFIPVEFHAPLLITHTNFRFTLPDIWGKALQKYDGQTVILGIRPEHLNLSVPATKNLPVKVDLVENLGNDCFLSVSISDPDLTNTDGQSLQLRVPPDRLIGIGEQLWLSFIPEKLHFFDPETNLAIFPKAGE, translated from the coding sequence GTGGCACAAGTTGTATTAGAAAACATTTATAAGAGTTTCCCTCCCCGGAAGGGGGAAAGTATGACTACACAAAAGTCATCATCAGAACAGGAAGGTGCAGATAGTATTAATGTCCTCAGACGGATTAATTTAACTATTGCTGATGGTGAATTTATGGTCTTGGTGGGTCCCTCTGGCTGCGGTAAAAGTACCTTACTGCGCTTAATTGCGGGGTTAGAGGAAATGACTGGGGGTAATATTTGGGTAGGCGATAGCGAAGCTGACCAAGGGTATCGCTTAATTAATGATTTACCACCCAAAGCTAGAGACATCGCTATGGTGTTTCAAAATTATGCTCTTTACCCACACATGACGGTTTATGACAATATCGCTTTTGGGTTACGTCGTCGTTTAGGCAATCAAGATAAAGGTTCTACACATCCAGTTCGTCGCTGGGGAGAAAATTTCCTGGTGGGAATTACTAAAAAATTACCTAAAGGACTGCGTTATTTGTCTCCACAAGAACGGATTATAGAACAACAAGTATGGAATGTCGCCCAATTGTTACAAATTGAAACTTTGTTAAATCGTTTACCCAAACAGTTATCAGGAGGACAAAGGCAAAGGGTAGCATTAGGACGGGCGATCGCCAGAAATCCGCAAGTATTTTTAATGGATGAACCATTATCTAATTTAGATGCTAAATTGCGAGCAGAAACCCGTACCCAAATTGTTAAACTCCAGCGTCAATTGGGAACAACAACAATTTATGTCACCCATGATCAAACTGAAGCAATGACAATGGGCGATCGCATCGCGATTATGTCTGGGGGACAAATCCAGCAAGTTGCCCCACCTTTAGAATTATATAATTATCCTGCCAACCGATTTGTAGCTGAGTTTATCGGTTCTCCACCCATGAATTTTATCCCGGTAGAATTTCATGCACCTTTATTAATTACCCATACCAATTTTCGCTTTACTCTCCCAGATATTTGGGGAAAAGCATTACAAAAATATGATGGTCAAACTGTAATTTTAGGTATTCGTCCAGAACACTTAAATCTGAGTGTCCCCGCTACCAAAAATTTACCAGTTAAAGTAGATTTAGTAGAAAATTTAGGAAATGATTGTTTTCTATCTGTAAGCATATCTGACCCTGATCTAACCAATACCGATGGTCAATCTTTACAACTAAGAGTTCCCCCAGATAGATTGATTGGGATAGGTGAACAACTTTGGCTATCATTTATCCCTGAAAAACTACACTTTTTTGATCCAGAAACTAATTTAGCCATATTTCCCAAAGCTGGGGAATAG
- a CDS encoding HetP family heterocyst commitment protein has translation MNQDIAGHSGYPDKKINPEQFDQVIEAILAGKYSWACVLMLRFVGYNPLHYIPYRTYNRLLKENSRNGRANTQKNDNLKIAKSATEKRADSHLAPSSLSKKIKDIAYLEVGGKQNKEVHNSHREKKLA, from the coding sequence ATGAATCAAGATATTGCTGGACATAGCGGCTACCCCGATAAAAAAATCAATCCTGAACAATTTGATCAAGTAATAGAAGCAATTCTCGCAGGTAAATATTCCTGGGCTTGTGTGTTAATGCTACGGTTTGTTGGCTATAATCCTTTGCATTACATTCCTTACCGTACTTATAACAGACTACTAAAAGAAAACTCCCGTAATGGTAGAGCTAATACTCAAAAAAATGACAATCTCAAAATTGCTAAATCAGCAACAGAAAAAAGAGCAGATAGTCATTTAGCACCCAGCAGCTTGAGTAAGAAAATTAAAGATATAGCTTATTTAGAAGTTGGTGGTAAGCAAAATAAAGAAGTCCACAATAGCCATAGGGAGAAGAAGTTGGCATAG
- a CDS encoding GH116 family glycosyl hydrolase, translating to MKPQPQIPPYTWKRPIGLGWEKPYTVRYPSNLDDGPFHGMPLGGFGAGCIGRSSRGDFNLWHIDGGEHIFKNVPACQFSIFTSDKTYALSTQPPEDNTLQTWAFYPTNSNVSEEAGKMPTPQETGTYHALYPRSWFVYENVFKPQLTCEQFSPIWAKNYQESSYPVAVFLWTAHNPTNQPITISIMLTWENMTGWFTNAAKSPEVKIRDDGSPVYEYQPKWGESKNNYNWLAEDDNYLGCVLGRVTNNETPQEGDGTWCIATTKNPQVELFYHSRFNTIGNGEEIWQTFSKDGSLTNYLDETPADENSRLGAAVAVRFTLQPGETLEIPFVLSWDFPVTEFAEGVNYYRRYTDFFGCSGDNAWQIATNALKEYHNWRSQIQNWQQPILDRQDLPDWLKMSLFNELYDLTSGGTLWSAATEKDPIGQFAVLECLDYRWYESLDVRLYGSFGLLMLYPELEKAVIRAFARAIPQSDDRTRIIGYYLTINAESPQAIRKVAGATPHDLGAPNEHVWEKTNYTAYQDCNLWKDLGCDFVLQVYRDYLFTGANDIEFLANCWDAIVQTLDYVKEFDLDGDGIPENSGAPDQTFDDWRLNGVSAYCGGLWLAALESAIAICDIIKDYKNTTPQKSIYQTWLSQAKPIYQEKLWNGKYYRLDSESGSDVVMADQLCGQFYARLLSLPDIVPSNRALSALTTIYNACFLKFQDGKFGAANGVLPDGSPENPNATHPLEVWTGINFGLAAFLLQMGMKDEGMRLTEAVVRQIYDNGLQFRTPEAITATGTFRASTYLRAMAIWAVYLCVE from the coding sequence ATGAAACCCCAACCCCAAATACCCCCCTATACCTGGAAACGTCCCATCGGTTTAGGTTGGGAAAAACCCTACACCGTCCGCTATCCCAGCAACCTCGATGATGGTCCATTTCACGGAATGCCATTAGGTGGTTTTGGTGCAGGTTGTATCGGCCGTTCCTCTCGCGGAGACTTCAATTTATGGCACATTGACGGTGGAGAACATATTTTTAAAAACGTTCCCGCTTGTCAATTTAGCATTTTTACATCAGACAAAACCTACGCATTATCTACCCAACCTCCTGAAGATAACACATTACAAACTTGGGCATTTTATCCTACTAATTCCAATGTATCAGAAGAGGCGGGCAAGATGCCCACTCCACAAGAAACAGGAACATATCATGCACTTTATCCCCGCAGTTGGTTTGTATATGAAAATGTTTTTAAACCCCAATTAACCTGTGAACAATTTTCTCCGATTTGGGCTAAGAATTACCAAGAAAGCAGTTACCCAGTAGCCGTTTTTCTCTGGACTGCACATAACCCAACTAACCAACCAATTACTATTAGCATTATGCTAACTTGGGAAAATATGACAGGTTGGTTTACCAATGCTGCAAAATCTCCCGAAGTCAAAATTAGAGATGATGGCAGTCCTGTTTATGAATATCAACCAAAATGGGGAGAAAGTAAAAATAACTATAATTGGTTAGCTGAAGATGATAATTATTTAGGTTGTGTTTTAGGTAGAGTTACTAATAACGAAACTCCCCAAGAAGGTGATGGAACTTGGTGTATTGCAACCACAAAAAATCCCCAAGTTGAATTATTTTATCATTCCCGTTTTAATACTATTGGAAATGGTGAGGAAATTTGGCAGACTTTTAGTAAAGATGGTTCTTTAACTAATTATTTAGATGAAACTCCCGCAGATGAAAATTCTCGTTTAGGTGCTGCGGTTGCGGTACGTTTCACTTTGCAACCAGGGGAAACTTTAGAAATTCCTTTTGTGTTAAGTTGGGATTTTCCGGTCACAGAATTTGCAGAGGGTGTAAACTACTATCGCAGATATACAGACTTTTTTGGTTGTAGTGGTGATAATGCTTGGCAAATTGCGACTAATGCACTGAAAGAATATCATAATTGGCGATCGCAAATTCAAAACTGGCAACAACCAATTTTAGACAGACAAGACTTACCCGACTGGTTGAAAATGTCCTTATTTAACGAACTCTACGACTTAACCAGCGGGGGAACTCTCTGGAGTGCAGCCACCGAAAAAGACCCCATCGGTCAATTTGCAGTGTTAGAATGTCTAGACTACCGTTGGTATGAAAGTTTAGATGTGCGATTATACGGTTCTTTCGGGTTATTAATGTTATACCCAGAACTAGAAAAAGCCGTAATACGTGCATTCGCTAGGGCAATTCCCCAAAGTGATGATAGAACTAGAATTATCGGTTATTATCTCACCATCAATGCCGAAAGTCCCCAAGCTATCCGTAAGGTAGCAGGTGCTACACCCCATGACTTAGGCGCACCCAATGAACACGTTTGGGAAAAAACCAACTATACTGCTTATCAAGATTGCAATTTGTGGAAAGATTTAGGTTGTGATTTTGTATTGCAGGTATACCGCGACTACCTTTTTACTGGTGCAAATGATATTGAATTTCTCGCAAATTGTTGGGACGCAATCGTGCAAACTTTGGATTATGTGAAAGAATTTGATTTAGATGGAGATGGAATACCAGAAAATTCTGGTGCTCCTGATCAAACTTTTGACGATTGGCGGTTAAATGGTGTTAGTGCTTACTGTGGTGGTTTGTGGTTAGCAGCTTTGGAAAGTGCGATCGCAATTTGTGATATTATCAAAGACTACAAAAACACAACCCCGCAAAAATCAATCTATCAAACTTGGTTAAGTCAAGCCAAACCAATCTATCAAGAAAAGCTTTGGAATGGGAAATATTACCGCTTAGATAGTGAAAGTGGTTCTGATGTCGTCATGGCTGACCAACTATGTGGGCAGTTTTACGCTCGCTTACTCAGTTTACCAGATATTGTACCGAGCAATCGCGCCCTTTCTGCTCTCACAACTATATATAATGCTTGTTTTTTGAAATTCCAGGATGGGAAATTTGGTGCTGCGAATGGTGTGCTTCCCGACGGTTCACCGGAAAACCCTAACGCTACTCATCCTCTGGAAGTTTGGACGGGTATTAATTTTGGGTTAGCTGCATTTTTGTTACAGATGGGAATGAAGGATGAAGGTATGCGTTTAACTGAAGCAGTAGTTAGGCAAATTTATGACAACGGTTTACAGTTCCGCACCCCTGAAGCTATCACTGCTACTGGAACTTTCCGCGCTAGTACCTATCTGCGTGCAATGGCTATCTGGGCAGTTTACCTATGTGTTGAATAA
- a CDS encoding type II toxin-antitoxin system HicB family antitoxin produces MLASYIDKAMELAVYEIIEDDGTYWGEIPGLQGVWANYKTLEGCRRELREALSDWLALRLRLGLDIPVIEDINLNQITQSV; encoded by the coding sequence ATGCTGGCAAGTTATATTGATAAAGCAATGGAATTGGCGGTTTATGAAATTATTGAAGATGATGGTACTTATTGGGGTGAAATTCCAGGTTTACAGGGTGTATGGGCAAATTATAAAACTTTAGAAGGTTGTCGGCGTGAGTTAAGAGAGGCGTTAAGTGATTGGTTGGCTTTGCGTTTACGTTTGGGTTTAGATATTCCTGTGATTGAGGATATTAATTTAAATCAAATTACACAATCTGTATAA
- a CDS encoding type II toxin-antitoxin system HicA family toxin, which yields MPRLTPVSGNELVQRLRELGFEGPYAGGKHPQMRRGDLTVIIPNPHEGDISVGLLSRLLRQAGVSREEWLEG from the coding sequence ATGCCTAGATTAACACCTGTTTCTGGGAATGAGTTAGTACAGCGTTTGCGTGAGTTGGGTTTTGAAGGACCTTATGCTGGTGGTAAACATCCACAAATGCGACGGGGTGATTTAACTGTTATTATTCCTAACCCTCATGAGGGTGATATTAGTGTTGGTTTGTTATCTCGGTTGTTACGACAAGCTGGAGTTTCTAGAGAAGAATGGTTAGAAGGATAG
- a CDS encoding Uma2 family endonuclease, which produces MLTITPNHTNSIVLNHISWHTFEQILLETGDSRNNRFTYNQGILEIMTPLMPHEHNNRLLQNLIIVLVEALNLNVKSTGSLTCKREDLARGVEPDSSFYIQNEPIMRNKTSLDLTQDPPPDLVIEVDYASSSIDKLPIYLALGVPEVWRYDQPVMQIYSLVDGKYIPCNGSPTFANLPLNTEVPRFLAASLEVGEMAMIKSFRSWLKTQISENV; this is translated from the coding sequence ATGCTAACTATCACACCTAACCACACTAATAGTATTGTACTTAATCATATTTCTTGGCATACTTTTGAACAGATTTTATTAGAAACTGGTGATTCTCGTAATAACAGGTTTACTTATAATCAGGGAATTTTAGAAATTATGACTCCATTAATGCCTCATGAACATAATAACCGTTTGTTACAAAATCTCATTATTGTTTTAGTTGAAGCGTTAAATCTCAATGTTAAAAGCACTGGTTCTTTAACTTGTAAACGGGAAGATTTAGCTAGAGGTGTAGAACCTGATTCTAGTTTCTATATTCAAAATGAACCAATTATGAGAAATAAAACCAGTTTAGATTTAACTCAAGACCCCCCACCTGATTTGGTGATAGAAGTTGATTATGCTAGTTCTTCTATTGATAAGTTACCGATTTATTTAGCTTTGGGTGTTCCCGAAGTGTGGCGTTATGATCAACCTGTAATGCAAATTTATAGTTTAGTTGATGGTAAATATATTCCTTGTAATGGTTCACCTACTTTTGCTAATTTACCTTTAAATACAGAAGTTCCTCGGTTTTTAGCTGCTAGTTTAGAAGTGGGTGAAATGGCGATGATTAAGAGTTTTCGTAGTTGGTTAAAAACACAAATATCAGAGAATGTCTGA
- the dnaK gene encoding molecular chaperone DnaK has translation MAKVVGIDLGTTNSCVAVMEGGKPIVIANAEGFRTTPSVVAFAKNGDNLVGQIAKRQAVMNPENTFYSVKRFIGRRHDEVTKETTEVSYKVLSSGGNVKLDSPGAGKQFAPEEISAKVLRKLVEDASKYLGETVTQAVITVPAYFNDSQRQATKDAGKIAGVEVLRIINEPTAASLAYGFDKKSNETILVFDLGGGTFDVSVLEVGDGVFEVLATSGDTHLGGDDFDKKIVDFLAEQFKQTEGIDLRKDKQALQRLTEAAEKAKIELSSVTQAEINLPFITATQDGPKHLDTTLTRAKFEELCSDLIDRCRIPVENALKDAKLNKSNIDEVVLVGGSTRIPAVQEVVKKVLGKDPNQSVNPDEVVAVGAAIQAGVLAGDVTGILLLDVTPLSLGVETLGGVMTKIIPRNTTIPTKKSEVFSTAVDGQTNVEIHVLQGEREFGNDNKSLGTFRLDGIPPAPRGVPQIEVTFDIDANGILNVTAKDKGTGKEQSISITGASTLDKNDVERMVQEAEKNASSDKEKREKIERKNQADSLAYQAEKQLEELGDKVPEADKTKVEGLVKDLKEAVAKEDDEQIQKLTPELQQALFAVGSNIYQQAGGDAGAAPGAEAPGGGSTPPSGGGDDVIDADFTETESK, from the coding sequence ATGGCAAAAGTAGTAGGAATTGATTTAGGTACAACTAACTCCTGTGTAGCAGTAATGGAAGGTGGTAAACCCATCGTTATTGCTAACGCTGAAGGTTTTAGAACCACACCATCTGTAGTAGCGTTTGCGAAAAACGGCGATAACCTAGTTGGTCAAATCGCTAAACGTCAAGCGGTGATGAACCCAGAAAATACTTTTTATTCAGTAAAACGTTTCATTGGTCGTCGTCACGACGAAGTTACCAAGGAAACCACTGAAGTATCTTACAAAGTTCTCAGTAGTGGTGGAAACGTTAAATTAGACTCTCCCGGTGCTGGTAAGCAATTTGCACCAGAAGAAATATCTGCAAAAGTTCTCCGCAAATTAGTAGAAGACGCAAGTAAATATCTGGGTGAAACAGTTACCCAAGCAGTAATTACCGTTCCTGCTTACTTCAATGACTCCCAACGTCAAGCAACCAAAGACGCTGGTAAAATTGCAGGTGTTGAAGTATTACGAATTATCAACGAACCTACCGCAGCATCCCTAGCTTACGGTTTTGATAAAAAAAGTAACGAAACCATCCTCGTATTTGACCTTGGTGGTGGTACATTCGACGTATCCGTACTAGAAGTTGGTGACGGTGTATTTGAAGTATTAGCGACATCAGGTGATACCCACCTTGGTGGAGATGACTTTGATAAAAAAATAGTTGACTTTTTAGCAGAACAATTCAAACAAACTGAAGGTATTGACCTCCGCAAAGATAAACAAGCTTTACAACGTCTGACAGAAGCAGCAGAAAAAGCGAAAATCGAACTTTCTAGCGTTACTCAAGCAGAAATTAACCTTCCCTTCATCACTGCTACCCAGGATGGCCCAAAACACCTGGATACAACCCTCACCCGTGCTAAGTTTGAGGAACTTTGCTCAGACTTAATTGACCGTTGTCGCATTCCTGTAGAAAATGCTCTTAAAGATGCGAAGTTAAACAAGAGCAATATTGACGAAGTCGTATTAGTTGGTGGTTCTACTCGTATTCCCGCAGTTCAGGAAGTAGTTAAAAAGGTACTAGGTAAAGACCCTAACCAAAGCGTTAACCCTGATGAAGTGGTAGCTGTTGGTGCTGCTATTCAAGCTGGTGTACTTGCTGGTGACGTGACCGGTATCTTGTTGTTAGACGTAACTCCTCTGTCCTTGGGTGTAGAAACCTTGGGTGGAGTGATGACTAAGATTATTCCTCGTAACACCACCATTCCTACCAAAAAATCAGAAGTATTTTCAACTGCTGTTGATGGTCAAACCAATGTAGAAATTCATGTTCTGCAAGGGGAACGGGAATTTGGTAACGATAACAAGAGTTTGGGAACTTTCCGTTTAGATGGTATTCCTCCCGCACCTCGTGGTGTACCTCAAATTGAAGTTACCTTTGATATTGACGCTAACGGTATTCTCAACGTCACTGCGAAAGACAAAGGAACTGGTAAGGAACAATCAATCAGTATTACTGGTGCTTCCACCTTAGATAAAAATGATGTGGAACGCATGGTACAGGAAGCTGAGAAAAACGCTTCTAGTGATAAAGAAAAGCGGGAAAAAATTGAACGCAAAAACCAAGCTGATTCTTTAGCATATCAAGCTGAGAAACAACTCGAAGAATTGGGTGATAAAGTTCCTGAAGCTGACAAAACCAAGGTTGAAGGTTTGGTAAAAGACCTGAAAGAAGCAGTTGCTAAGGAAGATGATGAGCAAATCCAAAAACTCACACCTGAATTACAACAAGCTTTATTTGCAGTAGGTAGCAATATCTATCAACAAGCCGGTGGTGATGCTGGTGCTGCTCCTGGTGCTGAAGCTCCTGGTGGTGGTTCTACACCTCCTTCCGGTGGTGGTGATGATGTAATTGATGCAGATTTCACTGAAACTGAAAGTAAGTAA
- the dusB gene encoding tRNA dihydrouridine synthase DusB has product MISLSPTLQARLSQPLKIGSLEIKSRVLQSPLSGVTDLVFRRLVRRYAPESMMYTEMVNATGLHYVKQLPKIMEVDPNERPISIQLFDCRPDFLASAAVKAVAEGADTVDINMGCPVNKITKNGGGSSLLRQPEIAEAIVREVVKAVDVPVTVKTRIGWSDKEITILDFAKRMEDAGAKMITVHGRTRAQGYNGNARWEWIAKVKEVLSIPVIGNGDIFSVEAAVRCLEETGADGVMCSRGTLGYPFLVGEVDHFLKTGELLPTPTPMQRMECAREHLYALWEYKGDRGVRQARKHMTWYAKGFMGAAELRGQLSVVETVQQGLDLIDKAIEKLSSGYEPEDEGEKQFVVV; this is encoded by the coding sequence ATGATTTCCCTGTCCCCCACACTACAAGCTAGACTTTCCCAACCTTTAAAAATCGGCTCATTGGAAATCAAAAGCCGGGTGTTACAATCACCTTTATCGGGGGTGACAGATTTGGTATTTCGGCGTTTAGTACGTCGTTATGCACCAGAATCAATGATGTATACAGAAATGGTAAATGCGACGGGGTTACATTATGTCAAACAACTACCAAAAATTATGGAGGTAGACCCCAATGAGCGCCCTATTAGTATTCAATTATTTGATTGTCGTCCTGATTTTTTAGCATCAGCAGCAGTAAAAGCAGTGGCAGAAGGTGCAGATACTGTTGATATTAATATGGGTTGTCCAGTTAATAAAATTACTAAAAATGGTGGCGGTTCTTCATTATTAAGACAACCGGAAATAGCAGAAGCAATAGTGCGGGAAGTTGTTAAAGCTGTGGATGTTCCTGTCACAGTCAAAACCCGTATTGGTTGGAGTGATAAAGAAATTACAATTCTTGATTTTGCTAAACGCATGGAAGATGCGGGAGCAAAAATGATTACAGTTCATGGTAGAACCCGCGCTCAAGGTTACAACGGTAACGCTCGGTGGGAATGGATAGCGAAGGTAAAAGAAGTTCTTTCTATCCCTGTAATTGGTAACGGAGATATATTTTCAGTAGAAGCAGCGGTGAGATGTTTAGAAGAAACCGGTGCAGATGGAGTAATGTGTTCTCGCGGAACTTTAGGTTATCCGTTTTTAGTCGGTGAAGTTGACCATTTCTTAAAAACTGGGGAATTATTACCTACACCTACTCCAATGCAAAGAATGGAATGTGCAAGGGAACATCTTTATGCTTTATGGGAATATAAAGGTGATAGAGGTGTACGTCAAGCTCGTAAACACATGACCTGGTATGCAAAAGGTTTCATGGGTGCTGCGGAACTGCGGGGACAATTAAGCGTAGTGGAAACCGTACAACAAGGTTTAGATTTAATTGATAAAGCTATAGAAAAATTATCCTCCGGTTATGAACCAGAGGACGAGGGAGAAAAACAATTTGTAGTAGTCTGA